One Fusarium falciforme chromosome 14, complete sequence genomic region harbors:
- a CDS encoding MFS domain-containing protein → MSDRNTSGQPNGAKESVSKTDHRDDLSDEKVQVAQCVENAVPGDAPVAPVEIQARFGLLRHLSPSEMEVLNKRVRSKIDWHMMPCVTLMFLMNYLDRINVSNARLAGLQEDLNMSDTVWNAGISAFYVGYLVGQLPGNLIMAKTNPRIFLPTIMLMWSAGTICMPAMTNGAGFCVVRFFIGLTEAPFFPGLTLMTSSWYTKEESPLRMAIWHAGNTISNIISGFLAAGILEHMDGIAGLHAWQWFFLIEGIVSILAALASYAFLPSWPHDTRFLTDEEREMAQYRILVSNGGIDEGIGGTWDGVRDAVKDPFTWFFCLMHFALVTAQSFKDFLPSIMNTFGFNKMTTYLIQAPPYAIAYIVACALAWSCGHFMESTWHVIVPIIFAAGGCGILISTINVAARYIGITLLVVGTYNGLNLQLSWETTVVPAPRAKKAALIAIANCISQVSHWFSPYFYPRSQEPFYRMAGGLLLLGCALTVVSALLVRWRARKLNKELDEREGWSENSGVERGWRYKY, encoded by the exons atgtcTGACCGGAATACATCTGGCCAACCCAATGGCGCCAAAGAATCCGTCTCCAAAACCGACCATCGGGATGATCTTTCCGACGAGAAGGTCCAGGTAGCGCAATGCGTCGAGAACGCCGTCCCTGGCGATGCCCCTGTCGCCCCCGTGGAAATACAGGCCCGGTTTGGGCTCCTCCGTCACCTCTCGCCCTCCGAGATGGAGGTCCTCAACAAACGCGTTCGCAGCAAGATCGACTGGCACATGATGCCTTGCGTCACCCTCATGTTTCTGATGAA TTACCTGGATCGCATCAACGTGTCCAATGCTCGACTCGCAGGCCTTCAGGAGGATCTTAACATGTCCGACACGGTTTGGAATGCTGGAATATCGGCCTTTTATGTCGGATATCTCGTTGGACAGTTGCCTGGAAACCTCATAATGGCCAAGACGAACCCACGAATATTCCTCCCGACCATTATGCTCATGTGGAGCGCCGGCACAATTTGCATGCCTGCAATGACAAA CGGCGCGGGCTTTTGCGTAGTGCGCTTCTTCATCGGGTTGACCGAGGCACCCTTCTTCCCAGGTCTCACGCTGA TGACCTCGTCCTGGTATACCAAAGAAGAAAGCCCGCTGCGAATGGCTATCTGGCATGCGGGGAACACAATCTCGAACATCATATCGGGCTTTTTAGCTGCCGGCATTCTCGAGCATATGGACGGTATTGCAGGGTTGCACGCATGGCAGTGGTTCTTCCTCATTGAGGGAATCGTTTCGATCCTGGCCGCCTTGGCTTCGTACGCGTTTCtaccttcttggcctcacGACACGCGCTTTCTCACAGATGAGGAGCGAGAAATGGCCCAGTATCGAATCCTCGTCTCAAACGGTGGCATTGATGAGGGTATTGGTGGGACATGGGACGGTGTCAGGGATGCTGTCAAGGATCCTTTCACCTGGTTCTTTTGCCTCATGCACTTCGCACTCGTCACTGCGCAAAGCTTCAAGGACTTTTTGCCTTCG ATCATGAATACCTTTGGCTTCAACAAGATGACGACTTACCTCATCCAAGCTCCGCCATACGCCATCGCTTACATCGTAGCCTGCGCCCTCGCCTGGTCCTGCGGACATTTTATGGAATCTACTTGGCATGTAATCGTTCCCATCATCTTCGCTGCTGGTGGATGTGGTATTCTCATCAGCACCATCAATGTGGCGGCGCGGTACATCGGCATCACTCTCCTCGTAGTTGGTACCTACAACGGTCTCAACTTGCAACTCTCGTGGGAGACGACAGTGGTGCCCGCCCCACGAGCTAAGAAGGCAGCTCTTATTGCAATTGCCAACTGCATCAGTCAAGTCAGCCACTGGTTTAGCCCTTACTTCTATCCAAGGAGCCAGGAGCCGTTTTACCGCATGGCCGGTGGACTATTGCTCCTGGGGTGCGCATTGACTGTTGTGTCGGCCCTGCTGGTGAGgtggagggcgaggaagctGAATAAGGAGCTGGATGAACGTGAGGGCTGGTCAGAGAACTCTGGTGTCGAGCGTGGATGGAGGTACAAGTATTGA
- a CDS encoding FAD-binding PCMH-type domain-containing protein gives MKTSVLFAAALTAAHWASATYSSSCRCLPGDSCWPSKSAWAQLNSTVGGRLVATEPIGSPCHDPTYDAEACAELQAQWENPLTHIPSSSSIMQTYFANQSCDPFTDRTVPCKLGNYVSYAVDVRKTADIAAALRFAKSKNVRVVIRNTGHDFLGRSTGAGALAIWTQSLKTIEFSEWSDDYYNGPAVTVGAGVVGYEVLEAAHAKGFTVVNGECATVGLAGGFTQGGGHSALSTQFGLGADQTLSFTVVTADGRTVVASPTQNADLYWALSGGGGGTFGVVVSMTVKVYKSQNVGGAAFQLLAPTTTPEKFQAVVAKFYELLPAMTDKGAMVVFYNNQQMLVVKPLTVWNSTAAYVRDVVLAPFTAVVKEIGIALPIAYSELAYRDHYDRYMGPLPQGGVEVARYQFGGRLIPRSVIENNNEGLQEVINKLTSNGVLAVGSVAKYQKSKGSPANSVHPAWRDAVMQLQLITDWDNNALWSDMEAAQKRMTEEFMPLIEAVTPGSGSYMNEADFRQPNWQKTFFGANYAKLLSIKRKWDPTSLFYVLKGVGSEAWTVAENGRMCRA, from the exons ATGAAGACCTCCGTACTCTTCGCTGCGGCCTTGACTGCTGCCCACTGGGCGTCGGCAACCTACTCCTCGAGCTGCCGGTGTCTTCCAGGAGATTCCTGCTGGCCTTCCAAGAGTGCCTGGGCTCAGCTGAACTCGACCGTCGGTGGCAGACTGGTCGCCACTGAGCCCATTGGTTCGCCCTGCCATGATCCCACATACGACGCGGAGGCTTGTGCGGAGCTGCAGGCGCAGTGGGAGAACCCCTTGACCCA CATCCCGTCCTCGTCTTCAATCATGCAGACGTATTTTGCCAACCAGAGCTGCGATCCGTTTACAGATAGAACTGTACCTTGCAAGCTCGGCAACTATGTCAGCTATGCCGTTGACGTCAGGAAGACTGCGGATATCGCTGCTGCACTGAGGTTTGCAAAGTCCAAGAACGTCCGGGTAGTCATCCGCAACACGGGCCACGA TTTCCTTGGCCGATCCACTGGTGCAGGTGCCCTCGCCATCTGGACCCAGTCCCTCAAGACCATCGAGTTCAGCGAATGGTCTGACGACTACTACAACGGCCCAGCCGTGACAGTTGGCGCCGGTGTAGTAGGCtacgaggtcctcgaggccGCCCACGCAAAGGGCTTCACCGTCGTCAACGGCGAGTGCGCAACCGTCGGTCTTGCAGGTGGCTTCACCCAGGGAGGTGGCCACTCCGCACTGAGCACACAATTCGGTCTCGGAGCCGATCAGACCCTCTCCTTCACCGTCGTCACTGCTGATGGACGTACGGTCGTCGCGTCTCCTACCCAGAACGCTGATCTCTACTGGGCTctgagcggcggcggcggcggaacCTTCGGGGTCGTCGTCAGCATGACGGTCAAGGTGTACAAGTCGCAGAATGTTGGTGGCGCGGCGTTCCAGCTCCTTGCGCCTACGACCACGCCTGAGAAGTTCCAGGCTGTCGTGGCCAAGTTCTACGAGCTGCTTCCTGCCATGACGGATAAGGGAGCCATGGTTGTGTTCTACAATAACCAGCAGATGCTCGTTGTTAAGCCCTTGACTGTGTGGAACTCTACCGCGGCGTACGTGCGCGACGTTGTCCTCGCGCCCTTCACCGCAgtcgtcaaggagattggtATCGCCCTGCCAATTGCCTACAGTGAGCTCGCCTATCGTGACCACTACGACCGCTACATGGGGCCCCTGCCCCAGGGAGGCGTCGAAGTCGCTCGGTACCAGTTCGGTGGCCGTCTCATCCCCCGTTCCGTCATCGAGAACAACAATGAGGGCTTGCAAGAGgtcatcaacaagctcaccTCCAACGGCGTTCTCGCCGTCGGTAGCGTCGCCAAGTACCAAAAGTCCAAGGGTTCGCCAGCCAACTCGGTGCACCCCGCCTGGAGAGACGCCGTCATGCAGCTCCAGCTTATCACCGACTGGGACAACAATGCACTGTGGTCTGATATGGAAGCTGCCCAGAAGCGCATGACGGAGGAGTTTATGCCTCTGATTGAGGCTGTGACTCCTGGTAGCGGATCGTATATGAATGAGGCTGATTTCAGACAGCCGAATTGGCAGAAGACCTTCTTTGGTGCCAACTATGCCAAGCTCTTGAGCATCAAGAGGAAGTGGGATCCAACTTCGCTGTTTTATGTGCTCAAGGGCGTTGGCAGCGAGGCATGGACTGTTGCTGAGAATGGGAGGATGTGCCGAGCGTAG
- a CDS encoding CFEM domain-containing protein, producing the protein MNSLRHLMTFGFLLLAVSPVQAQSSTTPSLPGYPDCAAGCIITAFAGGLCAPKNQTCICTNEQFQQNVTVCVTVSCTIPESLMTRNSSLTNCGAPVRDRSQEYVVISNIMAALAAAFVAIRFGYKIFIASLDLGMDDWFVLATMVACIPSAVITAKGTTVNGLGRDIWTLTSTQITKVLSYFYIMAWLYFLQTALVKLSIITFYMRIFPAREVQRVLWITFIFTSAWGVAFVFTAIFQCRPIPYFWKQWDGMHKGTCADANAITWSNASMSIALDLWILAIPLWQLRSLKLHWKKKAGVALMFCVGTLVTVVSILRLQALVTFGTSPNKTWEFYDVSVWSTIEICVGIMCACLPQLRMVLVKLFPVLAGTTQRSKGNHYYQYGSGVRSKTAGTQGRTVGTVSTSTERPNSEQGAESSGIVFQKSYTVQYSESDEISLVDMTNSGTGKKR; encoded by the exons ATGAATTCTCTGCGTCATCTGATGACGTTTGGGTTCTTGCTTCTGGCTGTCTCGCCAGTTCAGGCGCAGAGCTCGACGACTCCAAGTTTACCTGGGTATCCGGATTGTGCA GCAGGATGCATCATCACCGCTTTCGCAGGCGGGTTGTGCGCCCCCAAGAACCAGACATGTATCTGCACCAACGAGCAGTTTCAGCAGAACGTCACAGTCTGCGTCACCGTAAGCTGTACAATACCAGAATCACTGA TGACGAGAAACTCCAGCCTGACCAACTGCGGCGCGCCGGTTCGCGACCGCTCGCAAGAATACGTCGTCATCTCCAACATCATGGCCGCCCTCGCGGCAGCCTTCGTCGCGATCCGATTCGGCTACAAGATCTTCATCGCTAGCCTGGACCTCGGCATGGACGACTGGTTTGTCCTCGCAACCATGGTCGCCTGCATTCCCAGTGCCGTCATCACGGCAAAGGGCACGACGGTCAATGGCCTGGGCAGAGATATCTGGACCCTGACGTCGACGCAGATCACAAAGGTCCTGTCGTACTTTTACATCATGGCCTGGCTATACTTTTTACAGACGGCGCTGGTGAAGCTATCCATAATTACCTTCTACATGCGTATCTTCCCCGCGAGGGAAGTCCAGCGCGTGCTCTGGATCAccttcatcttcaccagCGCCTGGGGCGTCGCGTTCGTCTTTACAGCTATTTTCCAGTGTCGCCCGATTCCCTACTTTTGGAAGCAGTGGGATGGCATGCATAAAGGGACTTGCGCCGATGCGAATGCTATAACTTGGTCGAACGCGAGCATGAGCATTGCGCTGGACCTGTGGATTCTGGCCATCCCCCTTTGGCAGCTGCGCAGTCTGAAGTTGCactggaagaagaaggctgggGTAGCTCTCATGTTTTGCGTGGGAACACT CGTCACGGTCGTCAGCATCCTCCGCCTTCAGGCACTCGTCACGTTTGGTACATCGCCCAACAAGACGTGGGAGTTCTACGACGTCTCTGTCTGGTCGACCATCGAGATCTGCGTCGGAATCATGTGCGCCTGCCTCCCGCAGCTCCGGATGGTGCTCGTCAAGCTGTTCCCCGTACTCGCCGGTACGACACAGCGCAGCAAGGGCAATCATTATTACCAGTACGGGAGCGGAGTGCGGTCCAAGACGGCGGGGACTCAGGGACGGACTGTTGGCACGGTCAGTACGAGTACTGAGAGACCAAACTCGGAGCAGGGGGCTGAGAGTTCTGGGATCGTTTTCCAGAAGAGTTACACTGTGCAGTATAGCGAGAGCGATGAGATAAGTCTTGTGGATATGACGAATTCGGGGACAGGGAAGAAGCGATGA
- a CDS encoding GMC-OxRdtase-N domain-containing protein yields MGLYTKLAENIDEVDVIIAGGGTAACVVAGRLAEADPSLSILLIEGGPDNKGVANIEHPVFFLDHLLPTSKTTIFYKGNKSEKLAGRECIVPSGGTLGGGSSINFMMYTRAQREDFDSWKTPGWSADEILPFLKKLETYHGRGDPSVHGHDGPVHISDGTFRSTGSESDFIKAASQVGWPEIQDLQSLDHNNGYERWLRSVSTEGKRQDTATVYVHDKLTDTKYPNLYVLVESKVVRVLLDDNKRAVGVEYTPNPAFQAEIGPTQHPKLTIKARKLVVVSCGACGTPPVLERSGLGDPRILERAGIPVKVDLPGVGHEYQDHQLILYPYKTSLQPHETIDRVLRHPEKRQELIDSKDKVLGWNSIDVSSKLRPTDAEVAALGPDFQKAWDKDFKNAPNRPIMLMGLVSCFLGDPSSVPEEQYVTVGNYTAYPYSRGHIHITGPNINDPLDFDVGYLNDENDIDLKKQVWAYKKSREIMRRTEMYRGEIAPGHPTFPEGSPAACVDLKQSLSNVKDVEYSAEDDKAIEQWVRENVGTTWHSIATCRMAPRDEFGVVDERLNVWGTKGLKLADLSIAPANVGANTNNTAIMIGEKAADIIIKDLGLGQ; encoded by the exons ATGGGTCTCTACACTAAGCTTGCCGAGAACATCGACGAGGTCgacgtcatcatcgccggAG GTGGCACGGCAGCTTGCGTCGTAGCTGGTCGTCTAGCAGAGGCGGACCCCAGCCTGTCCATTCTCCTCATCGAGGGAGGTCCGGATAACAAGGGTGTTGCCAACATTGAGCACCCCGTCTTCTTCCTGGACCATCTCCTGCCCACTTCCAAGACAACAATCTTCTACAAGGGAAACAAGTCTGAGAAGCTCGCCGGACGAGAATGCATTGTTCCCTCAGGTGGTACGCTCGGCGGTGGTTCATCCATCAACTTTATGATGTACACTCGGGCACAGCGCGAGGACTTTGATTCATGGAAGACACCCGGATGGTCAGCCGATGAGATCCTGCCTTTCCTCAAGAAG CTCGAGACATATCATGGCCGAGGTGACCCCTCTGTGCACGGTCATGACGGCCCCGTCCACATCAGTGACGGTACATTCCGGTCTACCGGTTCGGAGAGCGACTTCATCAAGGCTGCATCCCAAGTCGGCTGGCCCGAGATCCAGGACCTGCAGTCGCTAGACCACAACAACGGTTACGAGCGCTGGCTTCGCTCTGTCTCTACGGAGGGCAAGCGACAAGACACTGCCACCGTCTATGTCCACGACAAGCTCACCGACACCAAGTACCCCAACCTATATGTGCTGGTCGAGTCTAAGGTCGTCCGAGTGCTTCTTGATGATAATAAGCGCGCTGTTGGTGTCGAGTACACACCTAACCCTGCCTTTCAGGCTGAGATTGGCCCTACTCAACATCCGAAGTTGACTATTAAGGCCCGCAAGCTTGTCGTTGTGTCATGTGGTGCCTGTGGTACGCCACCCGTACTTGAGCGATCTGGTCTTGGCGACCCCAGGATTCTTGAGAGGGCCGGCATTCCTGTTAAGGTCGACTTGCCAGGCGTTGGCCACGAGTACCAGGATCATCAGTTGATTTTATATCCTTACAAGACCAGTCTCCAGCCCCACGAGACCATTGACAGAGTTCTTCGACACCCCGAGAAGCGCCAGGAGCTTATCGACTCAAAGGATAAGGTCCTAGGCTGGAACTCGATTGATGTCTCCTCCAAGCTCCGACCTACGGATGCTGAGGTTGCAGCTTTGGGTCCCGACTTTCAAAAGGCATGGGACAAGGACTTTAAGAACGCTCCCAACAGGCCCATCATGCTGATGGGTCTTGTTTCTTG CTTCTTGGGTGACCCCTCCAGTGTGCCAGAGGAGCAGTACGTTACCGTGGGAAACTACACAGCGTACCCCTACTCCCGTGGTCACATACACATTACAGGACCGAATATCAACGACCCCTTGGACTTTGACGTCGGCTACCTCAACGACGAGAACGACATTGATCTCAAGAAGCAGGTCTGGGCTTATAAGAAGTCCCGAGAGATTATGCGCCGCACCGAGATGTACCGCGGTGAAATCGCCCCCGGCCACCCGACCTTCCCCGAAGGCTCCCCAGCTGCGTGTGTGGACCTTAAGCAGTCGCTCTCTAACGTTAAGGACGTTGAGTATTCTGCCGAGGACGACAAGGCTATTGAGCAATGGGTGCGTGAGAACGTTGGAACTACATGGCACTCCATCGCCACCTGCCGGATGGCTCCCCGCGACGAGTTcggcgttgttgatgagcGTCTGAACGTGTGGGGAACAAAGGGTCTCAAGCTTGCTGATTTGAGCATCGCCCCGGCTAACGTCGGTGCCAACACAAATAACACGGCTATTATGATCGGTGAGAAGGCGGCGgatatcatcatcaaggaTCTGGGACTTGGACAGTAG